One window of the Acinonyx jubatus isolate Ajub_Pintada_27869175 chromosome A2, VMU_Ajub_asm_v1.0, whole genome shotgun sequence genome contains the following:
- the GLYCTK gene encoding glycerate kinase, which translates to MAAVLQVLPCLARAPLRPLLLGGAVVRLASGMALAEQARQLFESAVGAMLPGPMLHRALSLDPGGGQLKVRDRSFQLRQNLYLVGFGKAVLGMAAAAEELLGQHLVQGVISVPKGIRAAMEHAGKQEMLLKPHSCVQVFEGAEDNLPDRDALRAALAIRELAESLTADDLLLVLISGGGSALLPAPIPPVTLEEKQTLTKLLAARGANIQELNTIRKALSQLKGGGLARAAYPAQVVSLILSDVVGDPVEVIASGPTVASVHNVQDCLHILNRYGLRAALPRSVKTVLARSDSDPHGPHTCGHVLNVIIGSNALALAEAQRQAEALGYQAVVLSAAMQGDVESIARFYGLLAQVAGTRLTLAGAGASAEEAEQLHELAAELQLPDLQLKEALEAVVRARGPVCLLAGGEPTVQLQGSGKGGRNQELALRVGVELGRRPLGPVDVLFLSGGTDGQDGPTEAAGAWVMPELASQAAAEGLDVATFLSHNDSHTFFRCFRGGVHLLHTGLTGTNVMDAHLLFLRPR; encoded by the exons ATGGCTGCAGTCCTGCAGGTCCTGCCCTGCTTGGCCCGAGCCCCCTTGCGCCCACTCCTCTTGGGTGGCGCAGTGGTCCGGCTGGCCAGTGGCATGGCCCTCGCGGAGCAGGCACGGCAGCTGTTTGAGAGCGCTGTGGGTGCCATGCTTCCAGGCCCCATGCTGCACCGGGCACTGTCCTTGGATCCTGGTGGTGGGCAGCTGAAGGTGCGGGACCGGAGCTTTCAGCTGCGGCAAAACCTCTACCTGGTGGGCTTTGGCAAGGCTGTGCTGGGCATGGCAGCTGCAGCTGAGGAGCTACTGGGCCAGCATCTCGTGCAGGGTGTGATCAGCGTTCCCAAGGGGATCCGTGCTGCCATGGAGCATGCTGGCAAACA GGAGATGCTGCTGAAGCCACACAGCTGTGTCCAGGTATTTGAGGGCGCAGAGGACAACCTCCCAGACCGTGATGCACTCCGGGCCGCACTGGCCATCCGGGAGCTGGCTGAAAGCCTCACGGCGGACGATCTACTGCTTGTGCTCATCTCAG GTGGGGGCTCAGCCTTGCTGCCAGCCCCTATCCCACCCGTCACACTGGAGGAAAAGCAGACACTCACCAAACTGCTGGCGGCCCGTGGAGCCAACATCCAGGAGCTGAACACAATCCGGAAGGCCTTGTCCCAGCTCAAGGGTGGGGGGCTGGCTCGGGCTGCCTACCCTGCCCAG GTGGTGAGCCTGATTCTGTCAGACGTGGTGGGGGACCCTGTGGAGGTGATTGCCAGCGGCCCCACTGTGGCTAGCGTCCACAACGTGCAAGATTGCCTGCACATCCTCAATCGCTACGGCCTTCGTGCTGCCCTGCCACGTTCCGTGAAGACTGTGCTGGCTCGGTCTGACTCTGACCCTCATGGGCCACACACCTGTGGTCACGTACTCAACGTGATCATTGGCTCCAACGCGCTGGCGCTGGCCGAGGCCCAGCGGCAGGCTGAGGCGCTGGGGTACCAGGCTGTGGTGCTGAGCGCAGCCATGCAGGGCGATGTGGAAAGTATAGCCCGGTTCTACGGGTTACTCGCCCAGGTGGCTGGAACCCGCCTCACtctggctggggctggagccTCTGCGGAGGAGGCTGAACAACTCCATGAGCTGGCAGCTGAGCTCCAGCTCCCAGACCTGCAGCTGAAGGAGGCTCTGGAGGCTGTGGTGAGGGCCAGGGGCCCCGTCTGCCTGCTGGCTGGTGGTGAGCCCACAGTGCAATTGCAGGGCTCAGGAAAGGGTGGCCGGAACCAGGAACTGGCCCTGCGTGTTGGAGTAGAGCTGGGACGACGGCCACTGGGGCCTGTAGATGTGCTGTTTTTAAGTGGTGGCACCGATGGGCAGGATGGCCCCACAGAGGCCGCTGGGGCCTGGGTCATGCCTGAGCTGGCCAGCCAGGCTGCCGCTGAGGGCCTGGACGTGGCCACCTTCCTATCTCACAATGACTCACATACCTTCTTCCGTTGCTTTCGTGGTGGGGTGCACCTGCTGCACACAGGGCTGACTGGCACCAATGTCATGGATGCCCACCTCCTGTTCCTGCGGCCACGGTGA